The following nucleotide sequence is from Halogeometricum borinquense DSM 11551.
TAAGCCGACAGAAACCCTCGATTTTTCTTTCGACGCCGGACCGACGAGTGGCAACGGCGGACACGACTTGGCGACGATGGACCGACAAGTGGCGACGACGGACACAACCCGACAGCGACCGTCAGCGCCCTGCGGGTCACAGCAGCAGGAATCCGAGCACCGATAGCGAAAGGAAGGCAACGTGCGTCCCGGCGTGAGCGAGCATCGCCGCTTCGAGATGCCAGCGCCAGAAGAACCACCCGTAGACGATGCCGCCGATGCTGTTCAAAAGCACCGTTCGAATCATCGTAGCGAAAGAGAGCGAGGCGAGTCCTGCAAGCGCCGGGAGGTGAACAATTCCGAATACGACGGACGTGAGGACGATTGCGGGCCACATCACGTCAGAACCCGGCCGCCTAATACCGCCCGCGGCACGCCATCCAACCCACGCGAGAAACGACATCAGCCCCCACCGAAGCAAGAGTTCCTCAGTCAGTCCGCCGTAGAGAAACCGAACGGGCGCGGAACCGAGGATATCGACGACGGTCGGTGTCCCCGTCGCTGATGCCGGAACCGCACCGAGTGGTGAGAACGTCACGTCGAAGGCGGCGAGAACGAATCCGACGGCGATACCGGCGGCGAGTGCCCGAGGCCCCGACTGGCGAAGTTCGGGCGTGATCGGATCGCCACCGGCCACGCGTTCGGCGACGAGCGAACGTAAACCGACGCGAGACGCGGCAAATACCCCAACGAAGACGGCGATAGCGAGAAACACTGTCGGCATGAGAAGCGAGAGGATAAAAACCATAACCGGCGAGAGGTCGGGCGTGGGCGGAAGCAACCCCGTGGCAACGAGCGTAACGCCGAACGACGCGATACCGGCGAATCCGAGCGCAAAGAGCGCGCTGACTCGACGTGTGTACTGACGCCGTGTAGTGGATGTCGTCCCGGGAGCGCTGGCCCGCACCATCTGACAAGCAGTCACACGGGAGCGAAATAAGCCCGGCGCTTAGAACGGGCCGCCGCAGGGTTATACGTCGTATCCCGAATCTGTGGGTCCATCCCACGCGTCGAACCCGCCGCGGAGACTGGACACGTCGGCATCGAGGTGTGAGTCGAGCAACGACGCGACGCGCCGAGAACTCTGACCCACATAACACGCGACGACAACGTCATCGCCCCAATCGGTATCGACTGTCGAAAGTGAGAGACGCGAGGCAGGAAGGTTCACCGCTCCCTCGATGTGGCCGGCGGCGTACGACGACGGGTCTCGGATATCCACAACAGTCGTCTCGGAGTCATCGTCTTCGAGTTTCGCCACCAGCGTTTCCGGGTCCGTCTCCGTCACCATGTTCGGTGGTGACAGGCGGCGTCTCAAACCGTCTTCGATTTGTTCCCCTCCCACACGATTCGTCGTGAACGACTCCGGCGAACGAACTGGGGTTACGAGACGGCGGCAAGCCGGACGTTTCCTGACACCGACTGGGGAAACGTTGCCAGTCGAGGAGCGCGGATTTATTCGCGGCAACGACCAACGTCGGGTATGTCCCTCTCACTCGACGCCACGCAACTGGACCGCTACTCCAGACACATCATCATGGACGAGGTGGGACCGCCGGGACAGAAGCGCCTCCTCGACGCATCCGTGTTGGTGGTTGGGGCGGGCGGCCTCGGGTCGCCGGTCATCCAGTACCTCGCCGCCGCGGGCGTCGGACACCTCGGTATCGTAGACGACGATGTCGTCGAGCGGAGTAACCTCCAACGACAGGTCGTCCACCGCGACGACGATGTCGGGACGCCGAAAGTCGAGAGTGCCGCCGCGTTCGTCCACGGACTCAATCCCGACGTGACCGTCGAGACGTACGAAACCCGACTGGAGAAAGAAAACGTCGGGGTACTCGCAGACTACGACGTGGTCGTTGACGCCTCGGATAACTTCCCGACGCGCTACCTCGTCAACGACTTCTGCCGAATCAACGAGATTCCAGTCGCTCACGGCGCGATATACAAGTTCGAAGGACAGGTGACGACGTTGACGCCCGACGGGCCGTGTTACCGCTGTCTGTTCCCCGAAGCGCCCGAACCCGGAACCGTTCCGGACTGTGCGACGACGGGGGTACTCGGCGTTCTCCCCGGGACCGTGGGCTGTATCCAAGCGACAGAAGCCGTGAAACTCGTCCTCGACGAAGGCGATCCGCTGGTCGGTCGCCTCCTGTTCTACGATGCGATGGATATGACGTTCGAGACGGTTCCCTACCGACGGAATTCCGACTGCCCGGTCTGCGGCGACGACCCAATCGACTCCGTCGCGGACGTGGAGTACACCGACGCCTGCGCGGTCTCCCTGGACTGACGACAAGAGAGACAGACACCGAGAAGCTCACCGGCGTGGACGCGCCGTCTTGATCCGGATTACCGGTCTACGTCGAGACCGCCGTCCGTCCGCGTGATTTCAGTGCGACTCGAACCAGCGTCGCCAGCATCGTCCCCGGTTCCGATATCAATCTGCCCAGCCTCGAACGTCGCTTCCACGTTGCCGCCACAGAGGCGGGCGACGCGGTCGGTGAGTTCGTCGAGT
It contains:
- a CDS encoding CPBP family intramembrane glutamic endopeptidase — translated: MVRASAPGTTSTTRRQYTRRVSALFALGFAGIASFGVTLVATGLLPPTPDLSPVMVFILSLLMPTVFLAIAVFVGVFAASRVGLRSLVAERVAGGDPITPELRQSGPRALAAGIAVGFVLAAFDVTFSPLGAVPASATGTPTVVDILGSAPVRFLYGGLTEELLLRWGLMSFLAWVGWRAAGGIRRPGSDVMWPAIVLTSVVFGIVHLPALAGLASLSFATMIRTVLLNSIGGIVYGWFFWRWHLEAAMLAHAGTHVAFLSLSVLGFLLL
- a CDS encoding rhodanese-like domain-containing protein, encoding MVTETDPETLVAKLEDDDSETTVVDIRDPSSYAAGHIEGAVNLPASRLSLSTVDTDWGDDVVVACYVGQSSRRVASLLDSHLDADVSSLRGGFDAWDGPTDSGYDV
- the ubaA gene encoding SAMP-activating enzyme E1 is translated as MSLSLDATQLDRYSRHIIMDEVGPPGQKRLLDASVLVVGAGGLGSPVIQYLAAAGVGHLGIVDDDVVERSNLQRQVVHRDDDVGTPKVESAAAFVHGLNPDVTVETYETRLEKENVGVLADYDVVVDASDNFPTRYLVNDFCRINEIPVAHGAIYKFEGQVTTLTPDGPCYRCLFPEAPEPGTVPDCATTGVLGVLPGTVGCIQATEAVKLVLDEGDPLVGRLLFYDAMDMTFETVPYRRNSDCPVCGDDPIDSVADVEYTDACAVSLD